ataaaaaaaaatcagtaaaaatccTATTCTACATTAAACACGCGTAGTACAATAATGTAGAATAGGATGATTAccgatttttttatctagacccctaaaacgtctaataTGGTCTATGGGTACTCTTGTGGGTTCAcgattacattataattaatgtacacataaatatataaactgtaaataattatcagatCCTTAGCTGtgacattaattacatttgtcCAGTTCACCTTTCAAATGATAGTTTGCCGCTGTCCACTCGGTCACACTGACCAATGCATATATGATACTATTACTAATTAGGCACCTTTCATTATACGAGTGAGATATGTGTACATGCATCTGATATGTACATGATTTCGTATACCGTTTTATGCCCATCATTAGAATGCCTATATGTCTCTCAAATCCTTTGATGTGGGATTAAGgagtttttacttttgaaaacttttgaatttatgaaacattttatcGCATACCTACAAAAACTGTTTTGGGAGAATTTCAACGGCaaaatttgttgtaaatatgCAATAGAGTCGGACATcttgtcccgccgtcctcgaaTCCTGGCGTAACCACAAGGATCTGAGAATAAGCTACAGTTCATTTCAATATGGACCAATCAAAGAGCCCATAGACCATGTTTACACGTTTAAGGGGTCTAGATAGAAATCGTTTAACTCACATTCTACAAATTACGTATATTGCGTATATATTGCATATAAATTTTTACGTAAGTTGAAATTTATGTTAAATCGACAAactttatatagaatatataattCCTATATTGTACCACTACTTGAATATTGCTGTGAGGTATGGGATGGGTGTTATCTCGGCGATGCAGACAAATTAGAAAAACTCCAATTAGAAGCTGCTCGTGTAATTACGGGATTACCGTCTTACACGAGCAGAGATTCTTTGTACTCTGAAACTGGACTGGAACCACTCGCAAATAGAAGATCCAGAAGAAAACTGCAGcttttttacaaaacaaaaaacaatctAGCACCAAATTACCTAACAGCTCTTCTTCCAGCTTTAGTCTCAGAAAATTCTCAATATAACCTTCGTAATGCCAATAATGTCTCTATACTAAATTATCGTTTACAATTAACAAATTTATCCTTTTCCCCTTTACAATCCAATTTTGGAACCAGTTAGACCTTGGAATTCGACAAAGTGTATCATATTCGGCATTTCAACATTCTCTTCGTAGTTTTAGAGATACTCAAATACCCATTTACTTTCTCATTGGTGATagaaaacataacatttttGCATGCCAGATTAAGAAACAAATCCAGCACTCTTAATAATGACTTATTTCAAgctaatttaattaattacaaacaCTGTCAATGCGGACATTCTATCGAAGATGCAGATCATTTCTTTTTCGTATGCAACAATTATACTAATCAACGCCTAAAATTATTTCGTGAGCTTAATGATTTCATCCCGTTAGACCTGCACCTACTTCTATTCGGTAATTCTATTTTATCCAAGCAAGATAACGAAACTATTTGCCAATCCACCCAGCAGTTTATTAAAGATACTAATAGATTTAATTAGAATattgctttgtttgttttaatatgttaCATCATTCTGGTCTTTCCCGGCTCGGGGGACAAATATGTTTGTGATAAGATTTTATAGAAGGATCAGCGAACGAAAAGGAGAAAGACATCGAAGGCACGGTATGTGATAGACATTAGATAGTTTGAATGGCATGAACAGTGGAATAGTTTAACACCGGTGATTGTCACCTGAGCCGGGATGGACCATCtactttattaaatatatatatatatgttatatatgctAATAAGTCTCTCtcttcctctctctctctctctctctctctctctctctctctctctctctctgtatatatatttgtatatagttAAGGTCATCCGTTTGTTGTTGTATATAATAGATACTAATTGGAGCGGGCTTAATATAAGTTTGtgaacttgtgcccaatcctttttgtgtatgaatttacaaataaactatgtttaaataaaaaaaacccatctcaCTCGTATAATGAAAGGTGGCTAATTATTAATAGTATTATATATGCATTGGTCAGTGTGACAGAGTGGACAGCGGCAAACTATCATTTGAAAGGTGAACTGgacaaatgtaattaatgtcaCAGCTAAGGatctgataattatttacagtttatatatttatgtgtacattaattataatgtaatcgTGAACCCACAAGAGTACCCATAGACCAtattagacgttttaggggtctagataaaaaaatcggTAATCATCCTATTCTACATTATTGTACTACGCGTGTTTAATGTAGAATAggatttttactgatttttttttatctaggtcactaaaacgtctaaaaatggtctatgggcactctggtgggtctataattatataaactgtaactaatggTTAATACGTTACGGTTAGATTCTATTACGCATGGAGATGccatcatataaataataccaAACCGTTGCAATCTCAAACTCCAAACCGTACACTTTTTCGCAATATCATCGATCAAAACCGTTGCGCAAAGACTGACACAACGATGTAAACAATGGGTCAAACACTCTTTATTCTTCATCAAATTTAGCAAAGTGCATATCAGATTGATACATATGAACCTAATAATTTGTTTCTCAgtcatattttgtgaatatcttGAATAATAAGCAAGATTCAGATGAAAACTTAAAGTTTTTGCTAGGAACTCGCATTAAGCTGTATGTAAGTGTcacaattgtatgataaatagGAGTACTTTGAGTGAAATCACGATCTTGATACAAGGTaggatatctaattaacacttgAGCTGAATATCGGTCTGTAACACCATGCACAATGTCTTTAAACTCTACAAGTTGGAACCTACCTACTCGGTACTCGTATAtcgaagcgataccggaaacggatcaaaacatcgttgtcgtactagttgcactacagtgTTCACGAGATCCAGTGGTTTATGATGAGTTATCGCTATGCAGAAAGCCACGTTCATTACGATGTCCATGCATTAATAAGGCGCCACTTTAATGCATATGATCAATGTACGTTCATCCATAACAGAGCATTGCAGGTGTTTTGCGTACTTCCGATTGAATTTAGAAATTACGCAATGTTATAAGCGTGTGTGTTATCAATAAACTGTGTTAATCATTGATGTTCATGTTAAATTACTCTATAATGGCAAATGAAATACAGACATTTCAAATCGATAAAATGAAGgtaaattggaaaaaaaatgaatttgaacCATGGTTTAATACATACAAAAGTAACAAATAGAATGGTATGAGCATCTGATATTACATACAAGTATCTAATGCTCTCGTATTAAAAATGCTTTGTTCTGTATTGTATACCATAGGGGACGGAACACCCATGGACGCCTGGGATTTTCGTGGATGGACACAGATACCGCAGAACAAAGGTCTCAAAGAACCAAAATATTTGACCCCTGACCTCGTCCATCACGTCAACAAAAATATGAAGCTTATCATTATCATGCGTAACCCGGTTGACAGGTACAGGCGGGTCAAATCTTTCACGAAGCTTTTCATGatatgaaaacatttcaaaaattaaaatcttaacttaaattttaacgaattaaaattgttttgatgagtattataatttacacatttttttttcggATCAAAATTTCGTGATCTTGTTTGatgaattttataatttacacattttttttcacgGATCGAAATTTCGCAACTCGCGAAATCGTGGAGATATCATCCCCACCAAAATAACAAGCTGGCACTTACCGTCACAGTTTGTCAATGGATAATTTAGATATACCTTCACGTCACTACGACAATACTTGCCGACATAGCTTAAGTATTAGAAAATGAGCGCAATTGAAATTGTTTCGAAACAGATTGTGaacttgtaatatttttttcaggcTGTACTCGGattattattttcttcagttGGCTGGAAACTCACCTCAAGCATTCCATAATTCTGTTGTCACTTCAATTTCCGTCCTGGatcaatgtttaaaacaaagttCCATGTTGACTTGTTTGTCGGGAGAAAAACGACATCAGTTTTGGAATAAAGCCGTAAGTTATATTACAACCTAGAAAGTCCTACACAGTACACATAAGTATCTCAAATTATGGCGGTATATTTATACGAATAGCAAAATTAACGTTTTCGACTCAATAAACgcccatttccaaaggtcatctggacgtgacccccaAATGGAATATTGTCAGATACTCTTTTATCAAATGTAGTGTTAATAAGGatgtgtattttaatgatattataaGTAAACATTGATGTTAGGTCTTAATTGTGTACAATTATTATGTTCCGGCCAACGTTGCGAATGAATGTGCTTGTACtacttttgttgttgttgatagGCTCGAATCCACATTGGATTTTACTCGGAATACGTGAGACAATGGTTGAGGGTGTTTCCTAAGGAGCAAATTCTTTTCCTCCGTACAAAAGACTACTCAGCAGATATAACAAGTCATATGTCCAAAGTATTCGACTTCCTTGGGTCACGTGAGTATATAAAGCTGGGTcacatgtgtgttttatttaGGTCACACGAATAACCAGATATACTCGATGTTCCCGAGTATGTCCCTACAACCTAGAACCTGTCTCCAAATGATCAGTGCTCGGCATAAAGGGGAtgtgacgactggtttgcccgttgtcagtataatgtattcGGGTGGTGTGTGCTGACcagtgtctttggcggcatgcccCAGTAcgatagcactataaaacagTTCCACTAGTCTACTTACACAAcccaaatataccacagcctcctaaaactttcacacacaacacattgcatacaggggaggccgttCTTAAATGTCAATATATGTTAAAGACAAATAgtattatttctttataaaaacagaagcagacgatttagtatttttcttcagttacaaaagttacttactttacaccattaccacagcTTCTTTGAGGTTTTGCTTCTTTTTTAGCTTCTTACTTTACTTCCGGATAGTCAACTAACACGCGATAATTAGAAGGACGATGGGAATCATAAGACGACCTACCTTTTATAATTAAtctattttaatttgattgtttaacggtaagctaataacttttgcgactctacaaaattatcaatctcgttttacatttctatttaaaaaataaaagcagtatcggaaaggtagtgggcctttgtgcgtttttttttcttttttttttctttttcttatcactaattcaatttgtttcacaACAAAGTCTCATTGGGAGGTTTCGGTATGCCAATTtctttttttgatattttatgttaaccTACGGTATATAATTATCACCGCGAAATGAAGCATTACGGTGCTTAAGAATGCATTTTTCGTACAATGCGAGCATAAAGTACATGTCCTgatcatataaatattattatcaaatataatattGTCTGTTTTAGGTCCTTTATCGGCggcggaaatgacgtcatatggAATCAATTTGAAGGCTAAAAAACACGTTACAGCAAGAAAGAAGTCAAAGGGACCAATGCTCGACGAAACTCGAGAATTATTAACTAAATTGTATGACCCTTACAACAAACAACTTGCCGAAATCTTACATGACGACCGATTCTTATGGAGGGAATGAATAGTCTAATGAACGATAGCAAGACCTAATCGAAGGCTGTCTCTGAAATAGGCGTTCTGGCACCATGTTAAAGGTCTTCAGGATATGGCCGGGAACAAAACTGGTGATGGGTAAATGAAATGGGAAAACCAAGTAGTTCTTGTTACGGCTGCACAGTCCAGTCACTTCGTCTGGACAATGGAACATGGAACAGTGATCAGATCTATCGTCGTCAAGGCAACGTGGTGTGCACCACGTGAAGTTTGTACGTCAAATGTACCATCAAGACAACGGCATGTCTAAAACCAATCTGACTGCACAGCAAACAATTGTGCGTTGACATGCCTTATCATTTCTGCAAACGTAAAGTCACGACCATGAGTCAGACCTGTGGTAGGATGTCATTACGGCATTTTCCGTAAacgggattttttttttgtgtgttaccATGCTATGTTTATTATTATGAACCAAACATTTTATGTAGATTTTTTTGTTCAAGCATAACTTAATTTTGAATAAGAATACAATGAGATTGAGTTGCTTTCTGTTGTAATAAACAGAATTCAAATTGtgcaatatgaaaatatcaactTCATGGTATTTCTTTACCTGTCTATCATATCTTTAAGTCTGTGAATAGTACACTtccatatactgtaaaccaactaaaGTTCGCGTGCGATTTAATTTTGGGTATTTAGCGGGTAATGGAAATTCGCAAAAATATTCGCTGTGAAATATTCCAATTACAGCCACTGAAGAACaggtatcattttaaaatctaaataacAGCGACAACTTTTCTTATGTATGAAGTGTTCAATGTAATTCAAACCCGTATGTTATAATTTAGAACCGTGAGTTGAATTTCTTATAACAAAACACGTGTAATATATTTAGTTGAGTATGTGTTGTTCTTTTCAACACCAAACGGTTCTCCGCATTATTTGAAGTATTGAACCTGCGATTGTGTTCGTCTAACTGTATGGGTCATTTTTGAATGTTTCATTATATTACTCCCTGTTTAACTCATCCACCCCCGAAGACACATTTatattcttctaaatcaaagacaagaCCAGTCTATTATGAAATATCAGGGGTAAATGTGTTAAGCATACGCAGttttatttatgaatgtttTCAACGAAAATCGCGTTGAAGTGCTAAGAATCCCCAGAGGGACAATCATTTACTTATTTACATCCTATTGTTGAATGCGCAAAATTGTGTGCGCATTAATTTCTAGATATGATGTTCATTGTTTTTCTCACAATTTAATATCTGTTTAAGAGGAAATTTGTATTACTGGGTTCATGAAATGGCTTCGCACTACCAATtaaaatttttcaattttgtctCACGAAATTTCCTTTTTGTCAAACTATTTTTCAGAATTGTATGATATGCGAATAATCGGAATATAATGACccatttccaaaaatcatttatgtcATACATACAGAATTTAATTTCGTGAAAAATCCCCACCTCATCTTGTCAtgcatttttcaactgaaagatcattattacaattttttgttttatttaagggACTGTTCTACGGAAGCCAATACTTGCCATAAGTTATGTCGTGATAACGAGATAGAAAATGCTATTTTTCCttcattaattatgtatatttattttttttttatttttttttttatttttttgtacaaaatgtttttaagcAAATGTTTCCATAAAAAAAAATGGCTCAGATATAAATGTGATCCAATTAAATGATTAATGAATAACAATGTAGAGTATTTAGCCAAGAGTTCCCATTTTGACATGTTTGTGCATGTAGTCTTAATCAAATTGAACATGAAGTTTTCAGGCTTTTTGCTTTGGGTCTTTTTATTGTCacaaaaagcaaacaaaattaTTGTTTAAGAAGGGCAACTAGTTGTACTCTCGATAGTAAGCAGTTTCcatgggatttttaacattaactTGAACACTGcctttacatacattttttacTTTCCACAACTAAAAGAAGTACCTACACTGCTCTCGCCCTCTGATCACGTTTATTTGTGTAGTTGTCCTCAAATAACAGTTCTATGTAATTATCCACTAATCGTTGCTTTTCCAACATGCTTAGCACAGACGTTGTTTAGAAAAGGTGACCagccatgtagtacatgtactactatgacactaggtgaccagccatgtagtacatgtactactatgacactaggtgaccagccatgtagtacatgtactactatgacactaggtgaccagccatgtacatgtactactatgacactaggtgaccagccatgtagtacatgtactactatgacactaggtgaccatgccatgtagtacatgtactactatgacactaggtgaccagccatgtagtacatgtactactatgacactaggtgaccagccatgtagtacatgtactatgaCACTAggtactatgtacatgtactactatGAAATAGGTGACCagccatgtagtacatgtactactatgacactaggtgaccagccatgtagtacatgtactactatgACACTAGGTGACCAGCCATGTAGTACAATGTACTACTATGAACTAGGTGACCagccatgtagtacatgtactactatgacactaggtgaccagccatgtgtagtacatgtactactatgacactaggtgaccagccatgtagtacatgtactactatgacactaggtgaccagccatgtagtacatgtactactatgacactaggtgaccagccatgtagtacatgtactactatgacactaggtgaccagccatgtagtacatgtactactatgacactaggtgaccagccatgtagtacatgtactactatgacactaggtgaccagccatgtagtacatgtactactatgacactaggtgaccagccatgtagtacatgtactactatgacactaggtgaccagccatgtagtacatgtactactaaTGACACTAGGTGTGACCATGACGTGTCACTATGACACTAGGTGACCagccatgtagtacatgtactactatgacactaggtgaccagccatgtagtacatgtactactatgacactaggtgaccagccatgtagtacatgtactactatgacactaggtgaccagccatgtagtacatgtactactatactatgacactaggtgaccagccatgtagtacatgtacatgtactatatgacactaggtgaccagccatgtagtacatgtactactatgacactaggtgaccagccatgtaagtacatgtactactatgacactagtgaccagccatgtagtacatgtacctactatgacactaggtgaccagccatgtagtacatgtactactatgacactaggtgaccagccatgtagtacatgtactactatgacactaggtgaccagccatgtagtacatgtactactatgACACTAGGTGACCAGCCATGTATAGTGACCAGCATGTAGTACTACTATGACACTAGGTGACCagccatgtagtacatgtactactatgacactaggtgaccagccatgtagtacatgtactactatgacactaggtgaccagccatgtagtacatgtactactatgacactaggtgaccagccatgtagtacatgtactactatgacactaggtgaccagccatgtagtacatgtactactatgacactaggtgaccagccatgtagtacatgtactactatgacactaggtgaccagccatgtagtacatgtactactatgacactaggtgaccagccatgtagtacatgtactactatgacactaggtgaccagccatgtagtacatgtactactatgacactaggtgaccagccatgtagtagccatgtagtacatgtactactatgacactaggtgaccagccatgtagtacatgtactactatgacactaggtgaccagccatgtagtacatgtatactactatgacactaggtgaccagccatgtagtacatgtactactatgacactaggtgaccagccatgtagtacatgtactactatgacactaggtgaccagccatgtagtacatgtactactatgacactaggtgaccagccatgtagtacatgtactactatgacactaggtgaccagccatgtagtacatgtactactatgacactaggtgaccagccatgtagtacatgtactactatgacactaggtgaccagccatgtagtacatgtactactatgacactaggtgaccagccatgtagtacatgtactactatgacactaggtgaccagccatgtagtacatgtactactatgacactaggtgaccagccatgtagtacatgtactactatgacactaggtgaccagccatgtagtacatgtactactatgACACTAGGTGACCAGCCATGTACTATGTACTATGACCTAGGTGACCagccatgtagtacatgtactactatgacactaggtgaccagccatgtagtacatgtactactatgacactaggtgaccagccatgtagtacatgtactactatgacactaggtgaccagccatgtagtacatgtactactatgacactaggtgaccagccatgtagtacatgtactactatgacactaggtgaccagcctaggtgaccagccatgtagtacatgtactactatgacactaggtgaccagccatgtagtacatgtactactatgacactaggtgaccagccatgtagtacatgtactactatgacactaggtgaccagccatgtagtacatgtactactatgacactaggtgaccagccatgtagtacatgtactactatgacactaggtgaccagccatgtagtacatgtactactatgacactaggtgaccagccatgtagtacatgtactactatgacactaggtgaccagccatgtagtacatgtactactatgacactaggtgaccagccatgtagtacatgtactactatgacactaggtgaccagccatgtagtacatgtactactatgacactaggtgaccagccatgtagtacatgtactactatgacactaggtgaccagccatgtagtacatgtactactatgACACTAGGTGACCAGCCATGTAGTACATGTGTACTACTACATGACACTATAGGTGACCagccatgtagtacatgtactactatgacactaggtgaccagccatgtagta
This portion of the Argopecten irradians isolate NY chromosome 6, Ai_NY, whole genome shotgun sequence genome encodes:
- the LOC138325489 gene encoding carbohydrate sulfotransferase 15-like yields the protein MASGKKYLTVVTVVVLLTMVWLMHSFDHLHNVHSPQKTCNCVTETAVTKRPTNKPICLPPDKTFTEDLLCMEMPSFLPKYKNPCWKTNGGQLKCLPYFMLIGMDKSGSSDLFDRITKHPDILGNRGKLGKETWWWSWYRYGTTLIRKEKKQTFEEYLKFFNKSTLIIDSPAKTDKNGYHYGITGDGTPMDAWDFRGWTQIPQNKGLKEPKYLTPDLVHHVNKNMKLIIIMRNPVDRLYSDYYFLQLAGNSPQAFHNSVVTSISVLDQCLKQSSMLTCLSGEKRHQFWNKAARIHIGFYSEYVRQWLRVFPKEQILFLRTKDYSADITSHMSKVFDFLGSRPLSAAEMTSYGINLKAKKHVTARKKSKGPMLDETRELLTKLYDPYNKQLAEILHDDRFLWRE